A stretch of DNA from Roseovarius sp. W115:
GGTCGCCGCACATCACCGGGCCTGGGCCGATGGTCTGGCCTGGGCCAGCTTGCCCGGGGTTATCGTTCTGGTGATCGGGTTGATCTGGCTGGAACCTTGGTGGACAAATTTCGGCATGGTTTTGGCCGTGGGGCCTAAGGTTTGGTTCGTGGACCGGATGGTCTGGCTTTATGGCGATTGGTGCCGCGAGCATGGCAAGGAGTTGGGCGATGTATGACACGATTTCCATAGAGCGCGATGCGCGGGGCGTGGCAACGCTCTGGCTGGACCGGGAAGACAAGCACAACGCTATGTCGGGCCAGATGATTGCGGACCTGACTGACGCGGCACAGGTGTTGGGGCACGACCCGGACCTGCGCGCCGTGGTGCTGGCGGCCAAGGGTAAGACCTTCTGCGCCGGCGGCGATCTGGGCTGGATGCGCGATCAGTTTGAGGCCGATACCGAGACGCGCCGCCGCGAGGCGCGTAAGCTGGCCGAGATGCTGCAGGCGCTCAACACGCTGCCCAAACCGCTCATTGGCCGGGTGCATGGCAATGCCTTTGGCGGCGGCGTGGGGTTGATGAGCGTGTGTGATGTGGTGGTTGCCGCCGATCACGTGGCGATGGCCCTGACCGAGACGCGTCTGGGGCTGATCCCCGCCACCATTGGACCCTATGTCGTGGCCCGCATGGGCGAGGCCAAGGCGCGGCAGGTCTTCATGTCAGGCCGCCGGTTTGATGCAACCGAGGCGATGGCGCTCAACCTTGTGGCGCGCGCGGTGCCGGTGGCCGAGTTGGATGATGCGGTCGAGGCTGAGGTCGCACCTTACCTGTCCTGCGCGCCTGAGGCTGTGGCCCAAGCCAAGGCTCTGACGCGCTGGTTGGGGCCGGTGATAGATGACACTGTGATTGACCACACAATTGACGCGCTGGTGTACTGCTGGGCCGGAGAGGAAGCGCAACATGGCATTGGGGCGTTTTTTGCCAAGGAAAAGCCGCGCTGGGTGAAGGAGTGATGTGACGTGTCTTGGTTGAATAGACTTTTTGGCAGCAAACCGTCCGAGCCTGTGCAAAGGTCAGAGCCACCGCAGCAACCTAACAAGATCATTGAAGCGGAACCTGATAGCCCCCAAACCTTTGGATATAAAACTGGATGGTTGGCTGTGCGAAGTGACGATGCAGAGGCTCTGAGAGAAGCGTTGGGCGCCACCAACTGGCAGCCTGCGAATTGGGCCAGCGGGATGCGCGCCAGCCACGAAAGCAATTCGAAGTTTGCGTTTTTGACACCATCTATCAATGGGTGGGTCCTCGTGCATTTGGGACTTGCTCTTGCACCAGACCATGAAAACGGCATCGCGCGGTTTGAACAGTGGCTGGAAAAACTATCTGCGCAATTTGGAGAGGCCCAGTATTTTGGCTCTTATCGCGTCGTCGATTTCATTGCATGGATGCGAGCCGAAAAGGGCGAAGTAACTCGCGCGTTTTCTTATGTTGGTAGCGGCGACGGCATTCTCACCAATACCGGACCTGTCACCGGCGTTGAAGCCATTTTCAACTACGAATTGCTTGATGGGTTGACACCTGAGGAGGCGAATAACTTCATGTTAGAAGCAGAAGCAGAAGCAGAAGCAGAAGCAGAAGCAGATGACTATCTGGACGCCTTTGAACATCTTCCTGATCTGTCAGAAAGTGTTCCAATGGCCATTGCCGCAGATTGGAGTATCGACCCTGGCAAGTTTGGCTTTGACGATACCGAGCCTAGTACTGGGTATGTGGCAAGGCTTGAGTTCCTGTCAGGTTGACCCACAGTTGAATTTGCAGCTGCTGAAATGCTGACCGCCCTAAAACGTACTACCTCCCAGAGGTGGTGGACCGTTCCAAGGTGGTAATAAATGATGCTGTGATCGACCACACAATTGACGCGCTGGTGGACTGCTGGGCCGGAGAGGAAGCGCAACATGGCATTGGGGCGTTTTTTGCCAAGGAAAAGCCGCGCTGGGCTGAATAGTGGCTCTGGTGTCGTGTCCTTTGCTGCGCTCATATTCTTGATTATGCGCAAGTGTTTATCGCACGAATGACACGTTAATCTTGGTTAACTTTTCTGCCTGACCGGCAGATGCGTCAATTTCCCCTGACAGATTGTCCGGTTTATGTGCAGCTTCGGTTGACCCGGCAAAAAGGCGGGGGTAAACCCGATGATGTATTAAAGAGAGCCGTCTTAATGCGCAGACGGGTGCGCATGAAAGGAGCCACATCGTGGAAGAGATGCTGAGGGAGTACCTTCCGGTCCTTGTTCTTCTGGCCATCGCCATCGGTCTTGGAATTGTTCTGATCCTCGCTGCGGTCGTTCTGGCCGTCCGAAACCCCGATCCCGAAAAGGTCAGCGCGTATGAATGCGGGTTTAACGCGTTCGATGATGCGCGGATGAAATTCGATGTCCGGTTCTATCTGGTGTCGATCCTGTTCATCATCTTTGACCTTGAAATCGCGATGCTTTTTCCATGGGCCGTGGCATTTGCGGATATCTCTATGGCGGCGTTCTGGTCGATGATGGTGTTCCTGGCGGTGCTGACCGCCGGATTTGCCTATGAATGGCGCAAGGGGGCGATGGAATGGCAGTAGCGACCGGAGAAAACTTTGCAGGTGCGGACCGTGAGGTTGCCACGCAGGACCTGAACCGCGAGCTTCAGGACAAAGGATTTCTGCTGACATCGACTGAGGATATCATCAACTGGGCGCGCACCGGATCGCTGCACTGGATGACATTCGGTCTGGCCTGTTGTGCGGTGGAAATGATGCACACCGCCATGCCACGCTATGATCTGGAGCGTTTTGGCACAGCCCCGCGCGCCAGCCCGCGTCAGTCGGACCTGATGATCGTGGCGGGCACGCTGACCAACAAGATGGCACCCGCCCTGCGCAAGGTTTACGACCAGATGCCCGAGCCGCGTTACGTGATCTCGATGGGGTCCTGCGCCAATGGTGGCGGCTATTATCATTACAGCTACTCGGTTGTGCGCGGCTGCGACCGGATTGTACCGGTGGATGTCTACGTGCCCGGCTGCCCGCCCACGGCAGAGGCGCTGGTCTACGGCATCTTGCAGCTTCAACGAAAAATTCGTCGGACAGGGACGATTGTGCGGTGACGGGCGTGGTTGTCAGAAATTGGGAAGCTGCGGTGGGGCGTGCAGATATTGATGCATGGATCAACACCTTCCGCGACCGTGTTCTGCCCAACATGCAGGCTTTGGACGGATTCCTGGATGTGACGTTTTTGACTAAGCGTGACGGTGACCCCTGTCACGTGAAGGTGCTAACGCGGTGGCGCAACATGGCGGCGATCACGGCCTTTGCTGGAGAAAACCCAGCAAAAACAGTTCTACCGGATTTCATGGCGCCGTTTTTCAAGTCTTACGACGCAGAAGCGACCTTCTATGATGAAGTGCTTCGGGAGGAAGCAAATGACTGAGGCTTTGCGCGAACTGGGGGCTCATATCGAGGCCAAGCGCACCGATTGCGTGCTAAGCTGGGATGTGGCCCATGATGAGCTGACGATGGATGTGGCGCTGTCGAACCTTGTGGGGTTCGTCGAGTTCCTCAAAACCGATCAGACCTGTCGCTTTTCAACGCTGGTGGACATCACTGGTGTCGATCATCCGGATCGCCCCAAGCGGTTCGACGTCGTGTATCACTTTCTGAGCATGTATCAGAACCACCGTATTCGCCTGCGGGTGAGCATTCGCGACGAGGACATGGTGCCGTCGATCACAGAAGTGCACGCTTCAGCAAACTGGTTCGAACGCGAAGTCTTCGACATGTTCGGCATTCTGTTCAGCGGACATCCCGACCTGCGGCGCATCCTGACCGACTACGGTTTTCGCGGCTACCCGCTGCGCAAGGATTTCCCAACCACGGGCTACACCGAAGTGCGCTACGATGAAGAGCAAAAGCGCGTGGTCTATGAGCCTGTGAACCTGGTGCAGGAATACCGGCAGTTTGACTTCATGAGCCCCTGGGAGGGGGCGGAATATATCCTGCCGGGCGATGAGAAGCAGGAGGAGGCGAAATGATGGACGGCTCCAAAGGATTTGACGACGCGCTCACGGGCGAGCAGAAGATTCGCAATTTCAACATCAACTTCGGCCCACAACACCCTGCGGCGCATGGTGTTTTGCGGCTCGTGCTAGAGTTGGACGGCGAGATCGTTGAGCGCTGCGATCCGCATATTGGGCTTTTGCATCGCGGCACCGAAAAGCTGATGGAGAGCCGCACATATCTGCAGAACCTGCCGTATTTTGACCGGCTGGATTATGTGGCGCCGATGAATCAGGAACATGCCTGGTGTCTGGCGATTGAAAAGCTGACAGGCGTGGAAGTGCCGCGCCGGGCGAGCCTCATTCGCGTGCTTTATTCCGAGATTGGCCGGATTTTGAACCACATTCTGAACATCACCACACAGGCGATGGATGTGGGGGCGCTCACGCCGCCGCTTTGGGGCTTTGAAGAGCGCGAAAAGCTGATGGTGTTCTATGAGCGGGCCTGTGGTGCGCGTCTTCACGCGGCCTATTTCCGCCCCGGTGGTGTGCATCAGGACCTGCCGCCAGAACTTCTCGACGATATCGAGACCTGGGCGCATGAGTTCCCTCGGGTGATCAACGATCTGGATGGGCTTCTGACGGAAAACCGCATCTTCAAACAGCGCAATGCCGATATCGGCGTCATCACCGAACAGGACATCCTGGACTGGGGCTTTTCGGGCGTGATGGTACGAGGGTCTGGTTTGGCTTGGGATTTGCGCCGTGCGCAACCCTATGAATGTTACGACGAATTTGAGTTCCAGATCCCCGTTGGTAAAAATGGCGATTGTTACGACCGCTATCTGTGTCGAATGGAGGAAATGCGTCAGTCACTAAAGATCATTCTTCAAGCGATCGAGAAACTGCGCGCCCCCGAAGGTCAGGGCGATATCCTGGCCCGCGGCAAAGTCACACCGCCCAAACGCGGCGAGATGAAGACCTCGATGGAGGCGCTTATCCACCACTTCAAACTTTACACCGAAGGGTTCAAGGTGCCTGAGGGTGAGGTGTACGCAGCGGTGGAAGCGCCCAAGGGCGAGTTTGGTGTGTATTTGGTGTCGGATGGCACCAACCGGCCGTACCGGGCCAAGATCCGGGCGCCGGGGTATCTGCATCTTCAGGCGATGGATTATGTAGCCACGGGGCATCAGCTTGCCGATGTGGCCGCGATTATCGGCACGATGGATGTGGTGTTTGGCGAAATTGACCGGTGAGGGGACAGCTGGCATGGCGTTAACGAAGATCAAGGTGGCGATAGCGCTCTGCGGCGCGGCGGCGCTTGCGGGCTGTGCGGTGCCGCCTCAAGGCACAACAGCTCAGGACGTGACCAGCTTTGAGGCGGCTGTAGCCAGCATCGGCTGTGTGCTGCACACCGAGGCGGATTACTTGCCGGTTGAGCTTCAGACCGGGCTGACGCGGGAGCAAACGCAGTCGATGGCGGCTTATGTGCTGACTGCGAAACGCGCCGTTCGGCTTGAAAATGGTGGTGTGAAACTCACGACAGGAGCCTGCGCCTAAATGCTACGCCGTCTTCATCATGATCAGCCCGAAAGCTTTGCATTCACAAAGGCCAACCAGGCCTGGGCCGAGGCGCAGATTTCCAAATATCCTGAAGGACGTCAGGCAAGCGCAATCATCCCGCTTTTGTGGCGCGCGCAGGAGCAGGAGGGCTGGCTGTCCCGTCCGGCGATTGAAGGCGTGGCGGATATGCTGGGTTTGGCGCATATCCGGGCGCTGGAAGTGGCCAGTTTCTACTTTATGTTCCAGATGCAACCTGTTGGTTCTGTGGCGCATATTCAGATTTGCGGCACGACGTCCTGCATGATTTGCGGGGCTGAAGACCTGATTGGCGTCTGCAAGGAAAAGATTGCTGCCAACCCGCATGAGATCAGCGAAGATGGCAAGCTGAGCTGGGAAGAGGTCGAATGCCTCGGGGCCTGCGCCAATGCGCCTATGGCGCAAATCGGCAAGGATTATTACGAAGACCTCACCGCCGAACGGTTTGGCGAGATGCTTGACGAGCTGCGCGCGGGCAAAGTGCCGGTGCCGGGGCCGCAAAATGGGCGGTATGCCTCTGAGCCGCTGAGTGGGCTGACAAGCCTCACAGAATATGACAGCGGCAAGACCAAGTATAACGCCAGCGTGCAGCTTGCCACTGATATTGGGGACACGGTCAAACGTATTGACGGGACCGAGGTGCCATTGATTGCGCCGTGGCGTGACAAAGGGGCCAA
This window harbors:
- a CDS encoding crotonase/enoyl-CoA hydratase family protein, with the translated sequence MYDTISIERDARGVATLWLDREDKHNAMSGQMIADLTDAAQVLGHDPDLRAVVLAAKGKTFCAGGDLGWMRDQFEADTETRRREARKLAEMLQALNTLPKPLIGRVHGNAFGGGVGLMSVCDVVVAADHVAMALTETRLGLIPATIGPYVVARMGEAKARQVFMSGRRFDATEAMALNLVARAVPVAELDDAVEAEVAPYLSCAPEAVAQAKALTRWLGPVIDDTVIDHTIDALVYCWAGEEAQHGIGAFFAKEKPRWVKE
- a CDS encoding NADH-quinone oxidoreductase subunit A; the protein is MEEMLREYLPVLVLLAIAIGLGIVLILAAVVLAVRNPDPEKVSAYECGFNAFDDARMKFDVRFYLVSILFIIFDLEIAMLFPWAVAFADISMAAFWSMMVFLAVLTAGFAYEWRKGAMEWQ
- a CDS encoding NuoB/complex I 20 kDa subunit family protein, translated to MAVATGENFAGADREVATQDLNRELQDKGFLLTSTEDIINWARTGSLHWMTFGLACCAVEMMHTAMPRYDLERFGTAPRASPRQSDLMIVAGTLTNKMAPALRKVYDQMPEPRYVISMGSCANGGGYYHYSYSVVRGCDRIVPVDVYVPGCPPTAEALVYGILQLQRKIRRTGTIVR
- a CDS encoding antibiotic biosynthesis monooxygenase; this translates as MVVRNWEAAVGRADIDAWINTFRDRVLPNMQALDGFLDVTFLTKRDGDPCHVKVLTRWRNMAAITAFAGENPAKTVLPDFMAPFFKSYDAEATFYDEVLREEAND
- a CDS encoding NADH-quinone oxidoreductase subunit C, giving the protein MTEALRELGAHIEAKRTDCVLSWDVAHDELTMDVALSNLVGFVEFLKTDQTCRFSTLVDITGVDHPDRPKRFDVVYHFLSMYQNHRIRLRVSIRDEDMVPSITEVHASANWFEREVFDMFGILFSGHPDLRRILTDYGFRGYPLRKDFPTTGYTEVRYDEEQKRVVYEPVNLVQEYRQFDFMSPWEGAEYILPGDEKQEEAK
- a CDS encoding NADH-quinone oxidoreductase subunit D: MDGSKGFDDALTGEQKIRNFNINFGPQHPAAHGVLRLVLELDGEIVERCDPHIGLLHRGTEKLMESRTYLQNLPYFDRLDYVAPMNQEHAWCLAIEKLTGVEVPRRASLIRVLYSEIGRILNHILNITTQAMDVGALTPPLWGFEEREKLMVFYERACGARLHAAYFRPGGVHQDLPPELLDDIETWAHEFPRVINDLDGLLTENRIFKQRNADIGVITEQDILDWGFSGVMVRGSGLAWDLRRAQPYECYDEFEFQIPVGKNGDCYDRYLCRMEEMRQSLKIILQAIEKLRAPEGQGDILARGKVTPPKRGEMKTSMEALIHHFKLYTEGFKVPEGEVYAAVEAPKGEFGVYLVSDGTNRPYRAKIRAPGYLHLQAMDYVATGHQLADVAAIIGTMDVVFGEIDR
- the nuoE gene encoding NADH-quinone oxidoreductase subunit NuoE encodes the protein MLRRLHHDQPESFAFTKANQAWAEAQISKYPEGRQASAIIPLLWRAQEQEGWLSRPAIEGVADMLGLAHIRALEVASFYFMFQMQPVGSVAHIQICGTTSCMICGAEDLIGVCKEKIAANPHEISEDGKLSWEEVECLGACANAPMAQIGKDYYEDLTAERFGEMLDELRAGKVPVPGPQNGRYASEPLSGLTSLTEYDSGKTKYNASVQLATDIGDTVKRIDGTEVPLIAPWRDKGANHAPGASKVKTSAPAPLEAKPAPAPKEPAKKAAPKAKAAAPAAQKKPEMLKEAREGGADDLKMIKGVGPKLAAMLNGMGVFHFDQIASWGAEEVAWADDNLEGFKGRVSRDDWVGQAKKLAAGETTDFAKKVKKGGVY